From the genome of Eublepharis macularius isolate TG4126 chromosome 12, MPM_Emac_v1.0, whole genome shotgun sequence, one region includes:
- the RUVBL2 gene encoding ruvB-like 2 — MATGATTKVPEVRDVTRIERIGAHSHIRGLGLDDTLEPRQVSQGMVGQLAARRAAGVILEMIKEGKIAGRAVLIAGQPGTGKTAIAMGMAQALGLDTPFTAIAGSEIFSLEMSRTEALTQAFRRSIGVRIKEETEIIEGEVVEIQIDRPATGTGAKVGKLTLKTTEMETIYDLGTKMIESLTKEKVQAGDVITIDKATGKITKLGRSFTRARDYDAMGSQTKFVQCPDGELQKRKEVVHTVSLHEIDVINSRTQGFLALFSGDTGEIKSEVREQINAKVAEWREEGKAEVIPGVLFIDEVHMLDIECFSFLNRALESDMAPVLIMATNRGITRIRGTNYQSPHGIPIDLLDRLLIISTSPYSDKETKQILKIRCEEEDVEMHEDAYTVLTRIGLETSLRYAIQLITAASLVCRKRKGTEVQVDDIKRVYSLFLDESRSTQYMKEYQDAFMFNELKGETMDTS, encoded by the exons ATGGCAACGGGAGCG ACTACCAAGGTCCCTGAAGTTCGGGATGTCACTCGAATTGAGCGCATTG GTGCTCACTCTCATATTCGAGGGCTTGGCTTGGATGATACCTTGGAACCCAGACAG GTGTCCCAGGGTATGGTAGGACAGCTGGCAGCTCGACGTGCTGCTGGTGTGATTCTGGAGATGATCAAGGAAGGGAAAATTGCTGGCCGGGCTGTTCTGATTGCAGGCCAGCCCGGCACAGGGAAAACAGCCATTGCCATGG GGATGGCGCAGGCACTAGGTCTTGACACCCCCTTCACAGCTATTGCTGGCAGCGAAATTTTCTCCTTGGAGATGAGTAGGACTGAGGCGCTGACTCAAGCTTTCCGGCGCTCCATCGGCGTCCGAATCAA GGAGGAAACAGAAATAATTGAAGGAGAAGTGGTGGAGATCCAGATAGACCGCCCAGCCACTGGCACA GGTGCCAAAGTGGGGAAGCTGACCTTGAAAACAACCGAAATGGAGACCATCTATGACTTAGGCACCAAGATGATAGAGTCATTGACCAAGGAGAAGGTGCAGGCCGG AGACGTCATCACTATTGACAAAGCCACAGGGAAGATTACCAAACTGGGGCGCTCCTTCACTCGGGCCCGGGATTACGATGCCATGGGTTCACAG ACCAAGTTTGTACAGTGCCCTGACGGAGAGCTACAGAAGCGCAAGGAGGTGGTGCACACGGTCTCACTGCATGAAATTGATGTCATCAACAGTCGTACACAGGGCTTCTTGGCACTCTTCTCTG GTGACACAGGAGAAATAAAGTCAGAGGTGCGAGAGCAGATCAATGCCAAGGTAGCAGAATGGCGAGAGGAGGGCAAAGCAGAGGTGATTCCAGGG GTTCTGTTCATCGATGAGGTGCACATGTTGGATATCGAGTGCTTCTCCTTCCTGAACCGGGCCCTGGAGAGTGACATGGCCCCTGTCCTCATCATGGCTACCAACCGAGGCATCACAAG GATTCGTGGCACCAATTACCAGAGCCCCCATGGGATCCCTATTGACCTTCTTGATCGCCTGCTCATCATCTCCACCTCCCCCTACAGTGACAAGGAGACCAAGCAAATCTTGAAGATCCG GTGTGAGGAGGAGGATGTCGAGATGCATGAAGACGCTTACACAGTGCTGACCCGCATCGGCTTGGAGACCTCCCTGCGCTATGCCATCCAGCTTATCACAGCAGCCAGCCTGGTGTGTCGCAAGAGGAAG GGCACAGAGGTTCAAGTGGATGACATCAAACGCGTGTACTCACTGTTCTTGGATGAATCCCGCTCCACTCAGTACATGAAAGAATACCAGGATGCCTTTATGTTTAATGAACTCA AGGGGGAGACCATGGACACATCATGA
- the PNKP gene encoding bifunctional polynucleotide phosphatase/kinase translates to MMRCLLISQDQRHDPVHLPDGETVVLGRGPITLITDKKCSRTQVELLANYAYRSVRVTQRGVNPTSVEEIHLRCGDSTTLQEGDTLCLVNGLYRYCIRFEQDSRSPKKTVREYFSPQRPIKEDDSAAQPPKRPRASSPSEDEDDDDLSVVEKLRQLQETAAQMEQARQLSPQNLPNLSSHPRDSWEDLGKLFVFTKKGVMPSAKIAGFDLDGTIITTQSGKVFPTGPDDWKILYPEVPRKLKHLLSEGYKVVIFTNQLGISRGRLRPEVFKAKLEAVIEQLGIPVQALVASGSGIYRKPVLGMWDHLCKKANGDLSVSLNQSVYVGDAAGRPPNWAPGHKKKDFSCSDRVFALNAGLPFKTPEEYFLGWKEAPFSLPDFDPRTLDPKARLYDPQDASLTSSSPELVLAVGFPAAGKSTFLKQHLVSAGYAYANRDTLGSWQKCVAVCQSALQAGKSVAVDNTNPDVESRCRYIDCAKALGVPCRCFLFTASLELAKHNNRFREMTEKEHVPVNSIVLNTYKGKYVEPSLEEGFAEILKIHFVPQFKNPELESLYRQFSEG, encoded by the exons ATGATGCGGTGCCTCCTCATTAGCCAAGACCAACGTCACGATCCAGTTCATCTGCCTGATGGAGAGACGGTGGTTCTTGGTAGGGGACCTATAACTCTTATCACTGATAAGAAATGTTCACGGACACAAG TGGAGTTGCTGGCAAATTATGCCTACAGATCTGTAAGAGTCACACAG CGAGGGGTGAACCCTACGTCAGTGGAGGAGATACACCTGCGTTGCGGTGACAGCACAACACTTCAAGAGGGAGACACACTGTGTTTAGTGAATGGACTGTACCGTTACTGTATCCGCTTTGAGCAAGATTCCCGCTCCCCAAAGAAAACTGTGCGGGAGTATTTTAGCCCCCAGCGCCCTATAAAGGAGGATGACAGCGCAGCACAGCCACCCAAGCGGCCCCGGGCCTCTAGCCCTTctgaagatgaagatgatgatgacctTTCTGTGGTTGAGAAACTGAGGCAATTGCAGGAGACAGCAGCTCAGATGGAGCAGGCACGGCAGCTTTCCCCTCAGAACCTCCCAAATCTGTCTTCCCATCCTCGTGACTCCTGGGAGGACCTTGGCAAGCTCTTCGTCTTTACAAAGAAAGGAGTAATGCCTAGTGCCAAA ATTGCAGGGTTCGATTTGGATGGAACTATCATCACTACACAGTCTGGGAAAGTGTTCCCGACAGGCCCTGATGACTGGAA AATCCTGTATCCTGAAGTTCCCCGCAAGCTGAAGCACCTTCTGAGCGAGGGGTACAAG GTTGTGATTTTCACCAACCAGCTGGGTATCAGCCGGGGACGCCTCAGGCCTGAAGTTTTCAAAGCAAAGTTGGAAGCTGTGATCGAGCAGCTGGGTATCCCGGTACAG GCTCTCGTGGCAAGCGGCTCTGGCATTTATCGCAAACCTGTCTTGGGCATGTGGGACCATCTGTGCAAAAAG GCAAATGGTGACCTGTCAGTGTCTTTGAACCAAAGTGTCTACGTGGGAG ATGCAGCTGGGCGTCCACCAAACTGGGCCCCTGGGCATAAGAAGAAGGATTTCTCTTGCAGCGACCGCGTG TTTGCTTTGAATGCTGGCCTGCCTTTCAAAACTCCTGAAGAATATTTCCTGGGCTGGAAAGAGGCTCCATTTTCACTCCCCGATTTTGATCCA CGGACGTTGGACCCCAAGGCACGGCTATACGATCCCCAAGATGCTTCCCTGACCTCCTCCTCCCCAGAGCTGGTTTTGGCGGTTGGCTTCCCTGCTG CTGGCAAGTCAACATTTCTGAAGCAACACTTGGTCTCAGCTGGTTATGCCTATGCCAACAGG GACACACTTGGCTCTTGGCAGAAGTGTGTGGCTGTGTGCCAGTCAGCACTGCAGGCAGGAAAAAGCGTGGCAGTGGACAACACCAATCCGGATGTAGAGTCGAGATGCAG ATATATCGACTGTGCCAAGGCACTTGGGGTTCCCTGCCGGTGTTTCCTCTTCACAGCCTCGCTGGAGCTAGCCAAGCATAACAACAGA TTCCGGGAAATGACTGAGAAGGAACATGTGCCTGTTAACAGTATTGTCTTGAACACCTACAA GGGTAAATATGTAGAACCATCACTAGAAGAAGGGTTTGCTGAAATTCTGAAGATTCATTTTGTGCCTCAGTTCAAAAACCCAGAACTGGAGTCGCTGTACCGTCAGTTTTCAGAAGGATGA